The following are encoded together in the Blautia obeum ATCC 29174 genome:
- a CDS encoding Rrf2 family transcriptional regulator, whose protein sequence is MKYSTKLSDTIHILIFIALGDDEQLSSTKIAESIKTNPAYVRQLMATLKNAGIIVNTQGHANAALAKSADKINMYDIYRAVEGDKPLLHLDTDTNPDCGIGINIQFAIGDFYHEIQNMVDKKMKSITLQDIIDRYYFKIRKVKNL, encoded by the coding sequence ATGAAATATTCCACAAAGCTTAGTGACACCATTCATATTCTTATATTTATTGCTCTTGGAGATGACGAACAACTCTCCAGCACAAAAATTGCAGAAAGTATCAAGACAAACCCGGCTTATGTCAGACAGCTTATGGCAACCCTGAAAAATGCAGGCATTATTGTCAACACACAAGGTCATGCGAATGCCGCTCTTGCAAAATCGGCAGATAAAATCAATATGTATGACATCTACCGAGCTGTAGAGGGCGATAAGCCGCTGCTTCACCTGGACACAGATACCAATCCGGATTGTGGAATCGGTATCAACATTCAATTCGCTATTGGGGACTTCTATCATGAAATTCAAAATATGGTAGATAAAAAAATGAAATCCATTACATTACAGGATATTATTGATCGGTATTATTTTAAAATCAGGAAAGTTAAAAACCTTTAA
- a CDS encoding NAD-dependent protein deacetylase codes for MSCYENLVMKTQMNYSRHYSTYASGGTAVVLSKQKPLPYEEQIQEFVRRVQEAECIIVGGASGLSAAGGGDFYYSDTPSFREHFGKFADKYGFKGAFSGMMHRFSTRNEHWGYVATFLNTTQNAPIREPYLDLDRILQGKDFHILTTNQDTQFVKIYPEEKVSEIQGDHRFFQCSQCCQDETWDAVQPVADMIAAMGEGTMVPDELIPRCPHCGAEMFPWVRGYGNFLQGKKYEEEYEKISKYIQKNKDRKILLIELGVGRMTPMFIQEPFWELTNSLKDAYYISVNSEYQFLPEFIEDKGIAILGDIGTVLKDLRKAKEESAFV; via the coding sequence ATGAGCTGTTACGAAAATTTGGTAATGAAAACACAAATGAACTATTCCAGACACTATAGTACCTATGCATCCGGCGGTACTGCTGTAGTGTTGAGCAAACAAAAACCACTTCCTTATGAGGAACAGATTCAGGAATTTGTTCGCAGAGTGCAGGAGGCAGAGTGTATCATAGTAGGCGGAGCATCCGGTTTATCAGCGGCTGGAGGTGGTGACTTTTATTATAGTGATACCCCTTCTTTTCGTGAACATTTTGGAAAATTTGCAGATAAGTATGGATTCAAAGGTGCTTTTAGCGGAATGATGCATCGGTTTTCTACAAGAAATGAACACTGGGGATATGTGGCAACCTTTTTAAATACTACACAAAATGCTCCTATCAGAGAGCCATATCTGGATTTGGATAGAATTTTGCAGGGAAAGGATTTTCATATCTTAACGACTAATCAGGATACACAATTTGTAAAGATTTATCCGGAAGAAAAGGTCAGTGAGATTCAGGGAGATCATCGTTTCTTCCAGTGTTCCCAGTGTTGTCAGGATGAAACATGGGATGCCGTACAACCTGTGGCAGATATGATTGCGGCTATGGGAGAGGGGACAATGGTGCCGGATGAACTGATTCCTCGCTGCCCTCATTGTGGTGCGGAAATGTTTCCGTGGGTAAGAGGATATGGGAATTTTCTGCAAGGGAAAAAATACGAAGAAGAATATGAGAAAATCTCAAAATACATTCAAAAGAACAAAGATAGAAAAATTCTCTTGATAGAACTTGGAGTAGGGCGCATGACACCGATGTTTATACAGGAACCGTTTTGGGAACTGACAAACAGCTTGAAAGATGCATATTATATCTCCGTAAATTCAGAATATCAGTTTTTGCCGGAATTCATTGAAGATAAGGGGATTGCTATTTTGGGAGATATAGGAACAGTGTTAAAAGATTTGCGGAAAGCAAAAGAGGAAAGTGCATTTGTATAG
- a CDS encoding NAD-dependent protein deacetylase, SIR2 family: MNVYQEISQIIKEADGILIGASNGLSIAEGYNIFADDAWFQENMGDFREKYGLRCVLHGFSVPMKVEEKWAFVSRLVKAKAMQDEPSEIMKNIYALVKDKEYFVVTSNAEDHFVPAGFEADRVFEMEGKLTQMRCKNRCHDEVYPNQKAVLAMTEEEVNGRVPKELLPKCPKCGGDMEVNWGEMSSFTGTKNWKEKAARYQEFIQKLHGKKLVILEFGIGWRNQMIKAPLMHLAAVEPQARYITFNKGEIYIPEEIKEKSIGVDGNLMVALKEIRKGRID; the protein is encoded by the coding sequence ATGAATGTATATCAAGAGATAAGTCAAATCATCAAAGAAGCAGATGGTATTTTGATTGGAGCCAGTAATGGTTTGTCTATCGCAGAGGGATATAATATTTTTGCTGATGACGCATGGTTTCAGGAAAATATGGGCGATTTCAGAGAAAAATACGGACTGCGTTGTGTTTTACACGGATTTTCAGTGCCAATGAAGGTAGAAGAAAAGTGGGCGTTTGTAAGCAGACTTGTTAAGGCAAAAGCTATGCAGGATGAGCCGAGTGAGATTATGAAAAACATCTATGCCCTAGTAAAGGATAAAGAATATTTCGTAGTAACTTCCAATGCGGAGGATCATTTTGTGCCGGCAGGTTTTGAGGCAGACCGTGTTTTTGAAATGGAAGGGAAACTAACCCAGATGCGGTGCAAGAACAGATGTCATGACGAGGTCTATCCTAATCAAAAAGCAGTTCTCGCCATGACAGAAGAGGAAGTAAACGGAAGAGTACCCAAAGAGTTACTGCCGAAATGCCCAAAATGCGGTGGAGATATGGAAGTAAATTGGGGTGAGATGTCCTCGTTTACAGGAACGAAAAATTGGAAGGAAAAGGCTGCCCGCTATCAAGAATTTATTCAGAAGTTACATGGAAAGAAGCTGGTAATTCTGGAATTTGGCATTGGTTGGAGAAATCAGATGATTAAAGCTCCTTTGATGCATCTTGCAGCAGTAGAACCACAGGCAAGATATATCACATTTAACAAGGGCGAAATTTACATTCCAGAGGAAATCAAAGAAAAATCCATCGGTGTGGATGGTAATCTTATGGTAGCGTTAAAGGAAATCAGAAAAGGAAGGATAGACTAA
- a CDS encoding ABC transporter ATP-binding protein — MSVILETKQLCKFYGAGENQVKAVNQVDIQIEQGEFVAIVGKSGSGKSTLLHMLGGLDTPTKGSVTLAGKDLYRMKEDALAVFRRRKIGFVFQAFNLVSSVNVWENIVLPLGLDGRKVDEAYVNDIIATLGIENRIYNLPNQLSGGQQQRVAIARALVNRPEIIFADEPTGNLDSKTSDEVIALLKMTAKKYGQTIVMITHDDEIAQVADRILVIEDGQVVDFR, encoded by the coding sequence ATGAGTGTGATATTAGAAACCAAGCAGCTTTGTAAGTTTTATGGCGCAGGTGAGAATCAGGTCAAAGCGGTCAATCAGGTGGACATTCAGATTGAGCAGGGAGAATTTGTCGCAATTGTTGGAAAGTCAGGTTCCGGTAAAAGTACATTACTTCATATGCTTGGAGGGCTAGACACCCCGACAAAAGGCAGTGTTACTTTAGCAGGGAAAGATTTATACAGGATGAAGGAAGATGCCCTTGCTGTTTTCCGCAGAAGAAAAATTGGATTTGTTTTTCAGGCATTTAATCTGGTTTCATCTGTTAATGTCTGGGAAAATATTGTTCTGCCACTGGGGCTGGATGGAAGAAAAGTGGATGAAGCATATGTAAATGATATTATTGCAACTCTGGGGATTGAAAACCGGATTTATAATCTGCCAAATCAGTTATCCGGAGGACAGCAGCAGAGAGTAGCAATTGCAAGAGCACTGGTGAATCGTCCGGAAATTATATTTGCAGATGAGCCGACAGGAAATCTTGATTCTAAGACCAGTGATGAGGTAATCGCTCTGCTTAAGATGACAGCAAAAAAATATGGACAGACAATTGTAATGATTACCCATGATGACGAAATTGCACAGGTCGCTGACCGTATTCTGGTGATTGAGGACGGACAGGTGGTGGATTTCAGATGA
- a CDS encoding ABC transporter permease encodes MKTISRIAYSNDKRNRTRSILIMMAICLTTMLLVIISTVGNGVIHLQKSQAASSYGSNYGLFIAADGLQLKEVNRRAEIDATGTMCTEGIIKGNEKGGFVCMDETARKMLPYNKEYELKEGKYPEKMQEIAAGRAFFRAMGYGDVKIGDTVTLDYRAGMQSEYKPEEFVVSGILYDRDEYTIEASYVAFGSQEFYDEHVAENDRQYNIYFTLNDSANVSMNNIDSVIKQIAAACGIEEKNVIVNDLYLQWVLQPSYETIAVCEVLILAIVLFSVVVIYNIFQVGIANKIQEYGKIKALGATKKQMKQLIFREGMFLTISSIPVGLLLGFLIAKCGFNWLVEQGNLVSTGTGSMGVQNQQVPLFSLPVMLLCIFVSFLTVALALRKPMKIVSRISPIEATRYLENAETQKKGKRNGRKNVTVFSMAMANITGNPKRTIGTILTLGLSCALFVIISNYVGNIDTEHEARRYINHGQFELQLDYSDEYDEKYPENNLDTILTDNPLNDSLIEEIKSIPGVTDVMTREIVSVNLNGTRFPADIVSKNDFDFMRQDGDIGSMDYDQAVKNGDIFFGWSTWMEQDGYAPGESIAFDFENGSGTYTYQGKIAGSFASADTYLVIPEGVYRSMNPRGTAYGYLWVDCDKKDVASVEQSLNTLISNTSHIKMDTYHAQLQYAEVAARMMKLGCYLFMAVVGLIGFMNMANTMIMNITTKKQEYGVLQAVGMTNKQLNLCLQLQGLIFTVGTICVALIIGLPLGYALFSYAKHNGIFGMNVYHVPITPILAMILLVGLLQIVLSCVLSSNLKKETLVERIRYQG; translated from the coding sequence ATGAAGACAATAAGCAGGATTGCATATAGCAATGACAAAAGGAACAGGACAAGAAGTATACTGATCATGATGGCAATCTGTCTGACCACGATGCTGCTTGTTATCATCAGTACTGTGGGAAATGGGGTAATTCATTTACAGAAAAGTCAGGCGGCAAGCTCATACGGAAGCAACTACGGCCTGTTTATCGCCGCAGACGGATTGCAGTTAAAAGAAGTAAACCGCCGTGCGGAAATAGATGCTACAGGCACTATGTGCACCGAAGGTATCATAAAAGGCAATGAAAAGGGCGGGTTTGTCTGCATGGATGAGACTGCAAGAAAAATGCTTCCTTATAATAAAGAATATGAGTTGAAGGAAGGAAAGTATCCGGAAAAAATGCAGGAAATTGCCGCAGGAAGAGCATTTTTTCGTGCAATGGGGTATGGTGATGTAAAGATCGGAGATACGGTTACACTGGATTACCGCGCAGGGATGCAGTCAGAATATAAGCCGGAAGAATTTGTTGTCAGCGGAATCCTATATGATCGGGATGAGTATACCATCGAGGCATCTTATGTTGCTTTCGGGTCACAGGAGTTTTATGATGAGCACGTCGCAGAGAATGACAGACAGTATAATATTTATTTTACTTTAAATGATTCTGCAAATGTATCTATGAATAATATTGATTCGGTTATAAAGCAGATTGCAGCAGCTTGTGGGATCGAAGAAAAAAACGTTATAGTCAATGATCTCTATTTGCAATGGGTCTTGCAGCCGAGTTATGAAACGATTGCGGTATGCGAAGTTTTGATTCTTGCAATTGTACTTTTCTCTGTTGTGGTCATTTATAATATTTTTCAGGTCGGTATTGCCAACAAGATACAGGAGTATGGAAAAATCAAGGCTCTGGGAGCGACAAAAAAGCAGATGAAACAACTGATCTTCAGAGAGGGTATGTTTTTGACAATTTCTTCAATACCAGTTGGATTGCTTCTTGGTTTTCTGATTGCAAAATGCGGTTTTAACTGGCTGGTAGAACAGGGAAACCTTGTATCAACCGGAACTGGCTCTATGGGAGTCCAAAATCAGCAGGTGCCTCTGTTTTCCCTGCCTGTTATGCTTCTCTGTATTTTCGTGTCATTTCTTACCGTTGCTTTGGCACTGCGTAAACCAATGAAAATTGTTTCACGGATTTCACCTATCGAGGCAACACGGTATTTAGAAAATGCAGAAACACAAAAAAAAGGAAAACGAAATGGCAGAAAAAATGTTACCGTGTTTTCTATGGCAATGGCAAATATAACGGGTAATCCAAAAAGAACTATTGGTACTATCCTCACACTGGGGCTTTCCTGCGCATTGTTTGTGATTATCTCTAATTATGTGGGAAATATTGACACGGAGCATGAAGCACGTCGTTACATAAATCATGGACAATTTGAACTGCAGCTTGACTATTCTGATGAGTATGATGAAAAATATCCGGAGAATAATCTGGATACGATTCTGACGGATAATCCATTGAATGATTCGCTGATTGAAGAAATCAAAAGCATTCCAGGAGTGACAGATGTCATGACGAGAGAGATTGTCTCTGTAAATCTGAACGGAACAAGATTTCCGGCTGATATTGTGAGTAAAAATGATTTTGATTTTATGCGCCAGGACGGGGATATTGGCTCTATGGACTATGATCAGGCGGTAAAGAATGGTGATATTTTCTTTGGCTGGTCAACGTGGATGGAACAAGATGGATATGCTCCGGGTGAATCCATTGCATTTGACTTTGAGAATGGAAGTGGAACCTATACCTATCAGGGAAAGATTGCAGGATCCTTTGCAAGTGCGGACACTTATCTTGTCATTCCGGAAGGTGTATACCGTTCCATGAATCCGAGAGGAACAGCCTATGGCTATCTGTGGGTGGACTGTGATAAAAAAGATGTGGCATCTGTAGAACAAAGTCTGAATACTTTGATTTCTAATACTTCGCATATAAAAATGGATACCTATCATGCGCAGTTACAATATGCAGAAGTCGCAGCCCGCATGATGAAGCTTGGCTGTTATCTGTTTATGGCGGTTGTAGGACTCATCGGTTTTATGAATATGGCAAACACCATGATTATGAATATTACGACAAAAAAGCAGGAATATGGTGTATTGCAGGCTGTGGGTATGACAAATAAACAATTAAATTTATGCCTGCAGTTACAGGGACTGATTTTTACGGTTGGCACCATATGCGTAGCTTTGATCATTGGTCTGCCGCTCGGCTATGCACTTTTTTCCTATGCAAAGCATAATGGAATATTTGGAATGAATGTCTATCATGTTCCAATTACACCAATTCTTGCTATGATTTTGCTGGTCGGTCTTTTGCAGATTGTGCTTTCCTGCGTTTTAAGCAGTAATCTGAAAAAGGAAACGCTGGTAGAAAGAATAAGGTATCAGGGATAG